A window from Vulcanimicrobium alpinum encodes these proteins:
- a CDS encoding proton-conducting transporter membrane subunit, which produces MITAAFALVPAAPALAALVLLGPIRRDALVARVTLLALAGSASALAIAAALGGDRIAVFAGGAAVVLAALVAAFATRAIHGGTTPYRRFFATLLFAAAGALGVAVASDLRWLAFAWIGTGIATSALLAVAPGAAARQWAFRHARVEAIGDLAWIVLLVVVGRTYGTFDLHAIGTAIAPGTPAVVIACAIVAAGAARSVLLPLHAWLPNSMEAPTPVSAFMHAGLVNGAGVLFAKCAPLVAAAPGVLVAVGVLGGLTALYGAWMSAVRPEAKRRLGWSTVAQMGWMTLQCGCGAFAAALVHLAAHGGYKASRFLGVAGTVVESRRARERGLRRARRAPVATAFFALAVPSAGVGFAFAAAHEELLRLPAHSAVAALAWMTGVVAARAMADTVLDLPARIAGAAAVAGGVGAYLLAATALDRWLGAALPHVDVPVLPPLVAALAVASGLLRASGVRTALARPLRDRLYVFALTEGRAIAGGAR; this is translated from the coding sequence GTGATAACGGCGGCCTTCGCGCTCGTCCCCGCCGCCCCCGCCTTGGCGGCCCTCGTGCTGCTGGGGCCGATTCGGCGCGACGCCTTGGTCGCGCGCGTGACGCTGCTGGCCCTCGCCGGATCTGCGTCGGCGCTGGCGATCGCGGCAGCGCTCGGCGGCGACCGGATCGCGGTCTTTGCCGGCGGCGCGGCCGTCGTGCTGGCCGCGCTCGTCGCCGCATTCGCGACCCGCGCGATCCACGGCGGAACGACACCGTACCGGCGTTTTTTCGCGACCCTGCTGTTCGCGGCAGCCGGCGCGCTCGGCGTCGCGGTCGCGTCGGATCTGCGTTGGCTGGCCTTCGCCTGGATCGGCACCGGCATCGCGACGAGCGCGCTGCTTGCCGTGGCGCCCGGTGCCGCCGCGCGACAGTGGGCGTTTCGTCACGCGCGCGTCGAAGCGATCGGGGATCTGGCATGGATCGTCCTCCTCGTCGTCGTCGGGCGCACGTACGGGACGTTCGATCTGCACGCGATCGGCACGGCGATCGCGCCGGGCACGCCCGCGGTCGTCATCGCCTGCGCGATCGTCGCTGCGGGCGCGGCTCGCTCGGTGCTTCTGCCGCTGCATGCGTGGCTGCCGAATTCGATGGAAGCGCCGACGCCCGTCTCCGCGTTCATGCACGCGGGACTCGTCAACGGAGCGGGCGTGCTGTTCGCAAAGTGCGCGCCGCTCGTCGCTGCCGCCCCCGGCGTGCTCGTCGCCGTCGGCGTACTCGGCGGCCTGACCGCGCTCTACGGTGCGTGGATGAGCGCGGTGCGGCCGGAAGCGAAGCGCCGCCTCGGCTGGTCGACCGTTGCGCAGATGGGTTGGATGACGCTGCAGTGCGGCTGCGGCGCCTTTGCCGCCGCGCTGGTGCACCTCGCAGCGCACGGCGGATACAAAGCGTCGCGGTTCCTCGGCGTCGCGGGAACGGTCGTCGAATCGCGGCGCGCCCGCGAACGCGGTCTGCGCCGCGCACGTCGCGCTCCCGTCGCGACGGCGTTCTTCGCGCTCGCGGTGCCGTCGGCAGGCGTCGGGTTTGCGTTCGCCGCGGCGCACGAGGAGCTGCTGCGGCTCCCCGCGCACAGCGCCGTCGCGGCGCTCGCATGGATGACCGGCGTCGTCGCGGCGCGTGCGATGGCCGACACCGTGCTCGACCTGCCCGCGCGAATCGCCGGCGCAGCCGCGGTCGCCGGCGGCGTCGGCGCGTATCTGCTCGCCGCAACGGCGCTCGACCGATGGCTCGGCGCGGCCTTGCCGCACGTCGACGTTCCGGTGCTGCCGCCGCTGGTCGCAGCGCTGGCCGTCGCGAGCGGACTGCTGCGTGCGAGCGGCGTACGCACGGCGCTCGCGCGTCCCTTGCGCGACCGGCTCTACGTGTTCGCGCTCACCGAAGGTCGCGCGATCGCGGGCGGCGCGCGATGA
- a CDS encoding tautomerase family protein, with protein sequence MLYISYMPFAHVVVPAGALSVEKKQKIVELVTDAIVAAEEAPPALRPYVTVLVSEAAEGGWGIGGRGYTGPELRGLVREAAARGTS encoded by the coding sequence GTGCTGTATATCTCGTACATGCCGTTCGCACATGTGGTAGTCCCCGCCGGCGCCTTGAGCGTCGAGAAGAAACAGAAGATCGTCGAGCTCGTGACCGACGCGATCGTCGCCGCCGAAGAAGCGCCGCCGGCACTGCGTCCGTACGTCACCGTCCTCGTCTCCGAAGCCGCCGAAGGCGGGTGGGGGATCGGCGGACGCGGTTACACCGGTCCCGAACTGCGCGGTCTCGTGCGGGAGGCGGCCGCGAGGGGAACATCGTAG
- a CDS encoding helix-turn-helix domain-containing protein, translating into MGDRRTRLHRSRTARSRAGGGREGNIVAARRAILSAADALFYEDGVAATGLQAVAAAADVTRRTLYYHFATKEALVAEYLRRRDVSGRALVENAAGIEAVFDALGT; encoded by the coding sequence GTGGGGGATCGGCGGACGCGGTTACACCGGTCCCGAACTGCGCGGTCTCGTGCGGGAGGCGGCCGCGAGGGGAACATCGTAGCGGCGCGGCGGGCAATTCTGAGCGCCGCCGACGCGCTCTTCTACGAAGACGGCGTCGCGGCGACGGGTCTGCAGGCCGTCGCCGCTGCGGCCGACGTCACGCGCCGAACGCTCTACTATCACTTCGCCACGAAAGAAGCGCTGGTCGCCGAGTACCTTCGCCGGCGCGACGTCTCCGGCCGCGCGCTCGTCGAAAACGCCGCCGGCATCGAGGCGGTGTTCGACGCGCTGGGCACGTAG
- a CDS encoding DUF2309 domain-containing protein, translating into MNVREAERIAVREAAAAAGRTVAPAWPLSSFVAVNPLAGFENRRFEDALSHAAVLFRAPVLPTADDAADDEALDAALAEHARDHGDAQIRIGSRTIDATAIRRALLDGRLATPPALARERVAAFTWSETLGDWARTLGWGDVPMFVGERVARWLAAYLADGAAPWGMPYRERGFYSAWLALSRYERRGAHARRALPERADDLLVVSLQALGVPERLWAAYLARHLAQQPGWAGMVKRVADGRERNVDLVALLAIRVWYERCEIERCADRHGVVPRYSAVRDAVLVRTGTGGECADDEQLLSGLVAALAVDASELHALHPDDAAAALRIVRGFDATAQALVRLEARERIFEKTLLASLSTARRADASVPDAQFAFCIDARSEPFRRAIEQTGRGRYTTFGFAGFYGVPIRFRAFGDVCDAVQAPVLVKPVRTVIERPQPPQARRLRRTRALSRAMGAAVRSVAADGFAAFAAVEMLGPFAALRALLRTLVPERSGAAVTSAPLTVDRDGELGLPHEEQVLYAETALRMMGLTRSFAPLVFLCGHGGGTVNNAFAAALDCGACGGNRGLVNARVAAAILNREAVRLALQARGIAIPGETVFIGAEHDTTRDRLHVVVEDVHPALHAALVRAIADVERAGAAARTRRRATLPRSPFGADDPLERAGDWAQVRPEWGLARNAAFVCGPRELTRDADLDGRCFLHSYDPLADPDGVALEQILTAPLVVAQWINLQYFFASVDPVRWGSGDKMLQQPVGELGVVLGNGGDLRSGLPLQAVAVGDRPYHEPLRLLAVVAAPVARIDAIVARQRVLQRLFDNRWVRLIAVDPDDGRFRRYAGAGRWELIPAKEDACALPA; encoded by the coding sequence ATGAACGTGCGTGAAGCCGAGCGGATCGCGGTGCGCGAGGCGGCGGCGGCCGCGGGGCGCACCGTCGCACCGGCATGGCCCTTGTCGTCGTTCGTCGCGGTCAATCCGCTCGCCGGATTCGAAAACCGGCGTTTCGAGGATGCGCTGTCGCATGCCGCGGTGCTCTTTCGGGCGCCGGTGCTCCCTACGGCGGATGATGCGGCGGACGACGAAGCGCTCGATGCGGCGCTCGCGGAGCATGCCCGCGACCACGGCGACGCGCAGATTCGCATCGGCTCGCGGACGATCGACGCGACGGCGATACGGCGCGCGCTGCTCGACGGTCGTCTCGCGACGCCGCCGGCGCTCGCACGCGAACGCGTCGCGGCGTTCACGTGGAGCGAGACGCTGGGCGATTGGGCGCGCACGCTCGGGTGGGGTGACGTTCCGATGTTCGTCGGCGAACGCGTCGCGCGCTGGCTCGCCGCATATTTGGCCGACGGCGCAGCGCCGTGGGGAATGCCGTATCGCGAACGCGGGTTCTATTCCGCATGGCTAGCGCTCTCGCGCTACGAGCGTCGCGGCGCCCACGCGCGCAGGGCGCTCCCCGAACGCGCAGACGATCTGCTCGTCGTCTCTCTGCAAGCGCTGGGTGTGCCCGAGCGGCTGTGGGCGGCATACTTGGCGCGTCATCTGGCGCAGCAGCCCGGATGGGCCGGGATGGTCAAACGCGTCGCGGACGGTCGCGAGCGGAACGTCGATCTTGTCGCATTGCTGGCGATCCGCGTGTGGTATGAACGCTGCGAGATCGAACGCTGCGCCGACCGGCACGGCGTGGTACCGCGCTACAGCGCCGTCCGCGACGCGGTTCTCGTGCGTACCGGCACGGGAGGCGAATGCGCGGACGACGAGCAGCTGCTCTCCGGGCTGGTCGCGGCGCTTGCCGTTGACGCGTCCGAGCTGCACGCGCTGCATCCGGACGATGCGGCGGCCGCGCTGAGGATCGTGCGCGGTTTCGACGCGACGGCGCAAGCGCTCGTGAGGCTGGAAGCGCGCGAGCGCATCTTCGAAAAAACGCTGCTCGCATCGCTGTCCACCGCGCGTCGTGCCGATGCCTCGGTTCCCGACGCGCAGTTTGCGTTCTGCATCGACGCGCGTTCCGAACCGTTCCGGCGCGCGATCGAGCAGACGGGCCGGGGACGCTACACAACCTTCGGTTTCGCCGGATTCTACGGCGTGCCGATTCGCTTTCGTGCGTTCGGAGACGTCTGCGATGCCGTGCAGGCCCCCGTGCTGGTGAAGCCCGTTCGCACGGTGATCGAACGTCCGCAGCCTCCCCAAGCGCGACGTCTGCGACGAACGCGCGCGCTTTCGCGCGCAATGGGAGCGGCGGTCCGCAGCGTCGCGGCGGACGGTTTCGCGGCGTTTGCGGCCGTCGAGATGCTGGGGCCGTTCGCCGCGCTGCGCGCTCTGCTGCGCACGCTCGTTCCCGAGCGATCAGGTGCCGCGGTGACGTCCGCGCCGCTCACCGTCGACCGGGACGGCGAACTCGGTCTGCCCCACGAAGAGCAGGTGCTCTACGCCGAGACGGCGTTGCGTATGATGGGATTGACTCGCAGCTTTGCGCCGTTGGTCTTCCTGTGCGGTCATGGCGGCGGAACGGTGAACAACGCGTTCGCGGCGGCGCTCGATTGCGGTGCATGCGGCGGCAACCGCGGGCTCGTCAACGCGCGCGTCGCCGCAGCGATCCTCAATCGCGAGGCGGTACGACTCGCACTGCAGGCTCGCGGCATCGCGATTCCAGGCGAAACGGTCTTCATCGGCGCCGAGCACGACACGACGCGCGACCGGCTGCACGTCGTCGTCGAGGATGTGCATCCCGCGCTTCACGCGGCGCTCGTGCGGGCGATCGCGGATGTCGAGCGCGCCGGAGCCGCCGCGCGTACGCGTCGCCGGGCGACGCTCCCGCGCTCGCCGTTCGGCGCCGACGATCCGCTCGAGCGCGCCGGCGATTGGGCGCAGGTCAGGCCGGAATGGGGACTCGCCCGCAACGCGGCGTTCGTCTGCGGACCACGCGAACTGACGCGTGACGCCGATCTCGACGGCCGCTGCTTCCTCCACTCGTACGATCCGTTGGCGGATCCCGACGGCGTCGCGCTCGAGCAGATCCTCACCGCGCCGCTCGTCGTCGCGCAGTGGATCAACCTGCAGTACTTCTTCGCAAGCGTCGATCCGGTGCGCTGGGGCAGCGGCGACAAGATGCTGCAGCAGCCCGTCGGCGAACTCGGCGTCGTGCTCGGCAACGGCGGCGATCTGCGTTCCGGCCTGCCGCTGCAAGCAGTCGCCGTCGGCGACCGCCCCTATCACGAACCGCTTCGCCTGCTCGCCGTCGTCGCCGCGCCCGTCGCGCGCATCGACGCGATCGTTGCCCGTCAACGTGTGCTGCAACGGCTCTTCGACAACCGCTGGGTGCGCTTGATCGCCGTCGACCCCGACGACGGCCGCTTCCGCCGATACGCCGGAGCGGGCAGGTGGGAACTCATCCCGGCCAAGGAGGACGCATGCGCGCTGCCGGCCTGA
- a CDS encoding feruloyl-CoA synthase, with amino-acid sequence MNASERRAPRLFAPVDVRRERRPDGSERLWNVQPLEPYAPNVGALLRRGAAERGERVFLGERDGDQWRTITYGAMLDAVRRLASALLRMGLGRETPIAILSENSIAHAIVSLSALDAGIPVAPISPAYSTQFGDLRRLQFILGVLQPRLVFAADGDAYANALALVGDDIAVMIDRGSSPRGDALVLGELLRGEVDPALDAAEARVGPDDVAKILFTSGSTGEPKGVINTHRMLCSNQQSLAQLWPLLGDHELVLVDWLPWHHTFGGNHNFNMALQHGGALYIDRGRPLPAHFDRSVETLRDVPPTVYFNVPRGHALLVAALERDDAFARRFFSRLRLIGNAAAGLPRTTWEALRSLARRYGGAEVAVTGAWGLTETSPMATAVHYPLRDPADIGLPGPGTELLFVPFEHKREVRVRGPLVTPGYWRRDDLTAAAFDEEGFYRTGDAVRFAADDDPALGLLFDGRLAENFKLTTGTWVDAGAVRIALLGALAGLVDDVVVAGENRDAIAALLFARAPRHDAIARALEAYNASAGGSSCCVGRAVTVAEPLSPADGELTDKGSVNQRRVLERRAATVEHAYADPPADDVLVFA; translated from the coding sequence ATGAATGCCTCAGAGCGCCGGGCGCCCCGGCTCTTCGCGCCGGTCGACGTGCGCCGCGAACGCCGGCCGGACGGATCGGAGCGGCTGTGGAACGTCCAGCCGCTCGAACCCTATGCGCCCAACGTCGGGGCGCTGCTTCGCCGCGGGGCGGCGGAGCGCGGCGAGCGCGTCTTCTTGGGCGAGCGCGATGGGGACCAATGGCGCACGATAACCTACGGCGCGATGCTCGACGCGGTGCGGCGCCTCGCGTCGGCGCTGCTGCGGATGGGGTTGGGGCGCGAAACGCCGATCGCGATCCTCTCGGAGAATTCGATCGCGCACGCGATCGTTTCACTCTCCGCGCTCGATGCGGGCATCCCCGTGGCGCCGATTTCGCCGGCGTACTCGACGCAGTTCGGTGATCTGCGGCGATTGCAGTTCATCCTCGGCGTGCTGCAGCCGCGGCTCGTGTTCGCCGCCGACGGCGATGCGTATGCGAATGCGCTCGCGCTCGTGGGGGACGACATCGCGGTGATGATCGACCGCGGATCTTCGCCCCGCGGCGATGCGCTCGTGCTCGGTGAACTGCTGCGCGGCGAGGTCGATCCGGCGCTGGATGCCGCGGAAGCGCGCGTCGGCCCGGACGACGTCGCGAAGATTCTGTTCACGTCGGGATCGACCGGCGAGCCGAAAGGCGTGATCAACACGCACCGGATGCTCTGTTCGAACCAGCAGAGTCTCGCGCAGCTGTGGCCGCTGCTCGGCGATCATGAACTCGTGCTCGTCGATTGGCTGCCGTGGCATCACACCTTCGGCGGCAACCACAACTTCAACATGGCGTTGCAGCACGGCGGCGCGCTCTACATCGATCGCGGGCGGCCGCTGCCGGCGCACTTCGATCGCTCGGTCGAGACGTTGCGCGACGTCCCGCCGACCGTGTACTTCAACGTCCCGCGCGGGCACGCGCTCCTGGTCGCCGCGCTCGAGCGCGACGACGCGTTCGCACGGCGCTTTTTCTCCCGGCTGCGGCTGATCGGAAACGCGGCCGCAGGGCTGCCGCGCACGACCTGGGAGGCGCTGCGTTCGCTGGCGCGCCGGTACGGCGGCGCCGAGGTCGCGGTCACCGGCGCCTGGGGTCTTACGGAGACGTCACCGATGGCGACGGCCGTGCACTACCCGCTACGCGATCCTGCCGACATCGGCTTGCCGGGCCCGGGGACGGAGCTGCTGTTCGTCCCGTTCGAGCACAAGCGCGAAGTGCGCGTGCGCGGCCCGCTGGTCACGCCGGGCTATTGGCGCCGCGACGATCTGACCGCGGCAGCGTTCGACGAAGAAGGCTTCTATCGCACCGGCGACGCGGTGCGCTTCGCGGCCGACGACGATCCTGCGCTGGGCCTGCTCTTCGACGGAAGGCTCGCGGAGAATTTCAAGTTGACGACGGGGACGTGGGTCGACGCGGGCGCGGTGCGCATCGCGCTGCTCGGCGCGCTCGCGGGACTCGTGGACGACGTCGTCGTCGCGGGCGAGAATCGCGACGCGATCGCCGCGCTCCTGTTCGCGCGCGCGCCGCGGCACGACGCGATCGCGCGCGCGCTGGAGGCGTACAACGCGTCGGCCGGCGGATCGTCGTGCTGCGTCGGCCGCGCCGTCACGGTCGCCGAGCCGCTCTCTCCGGCCGACGGCGAACTCACCGACAAAGGCTCGGTGAATCAGCGCCGCGTCCTCGAGCGGCGTGCGGCTACGGTCGAGCACGCGTACGCCGATCCGCCGGCGGACGACGTCTTGGTTTTTGCCTAG
- a CDS encoding P-II family nitrogen regulator — protein sequence MRAAGLTPMKKVEIVVPSDVVPAVRDLLDSRASGYTQIAPVSGRGHHGFHEGKVLFNDLAGHTMIVTVIDAERVEAVLAGLVPMLERESGVVWVSDVAVSRATYFAPVPA from the coding sequence ATGCGCGCTGCCGGCCTGACTCCGATGAAAAAAGTCGAGATCGTCGTCCCGTCCGACGTTGTACCGGCGGTTCGCGATCTGCTGGATAGCCGCGCCAGCGGTTACACGCAGATCGCGCCCGTTTCCGGCCGAGGTCACCATGGCTTTCACGAGGGTAAAGTGCTGTTCAACGATCTTGCCGGTCACACGATGATCGTGACGGTGATCGACGCCGAGCGCGTCGAAGCCGTGCTCGCCGGCCTCGTTCCGATGCTCGAACGCGAGAGCGGTGTCGTGTGGGTGAGCGATGTCGCGGTCAGCCGGGCGACCTACTTCGCGCCGGTGCCGGCATGA
- a CDS encoding winged helix-turn-helix domain-containing protein has product MNSPSVKPGSRHAWTFFSNHGHVLVAIAKDPAARVRDLADAVGITERAVLQILVDLETAGVIERRREGRRTNYAVSMDVPLRHPLEQHRTVGDIVGLVREDAPGR; this is encoded by the coding sequence GTGAACTCTCCTTCAGTCAAGCCCGGCAGCCGCCACGCGTGGACGTTCTTCAGCAACCACGGTCACGTGCTGGTCGCGATCGCCAAGGACCCGGCCGCGCGGGTGCGCGACCTCGCCGATGCGGTCGGCATCACCGAGCGCGCCGTGCTGCAAATCCTGGTCGACCTCGAGACCGCCGGCGTGATCGAGCGCCGGCGCGAGGGGCGCCGCACCAACTACGCGGTGAGCATGGACGTGCCGTTGCGGCATCCCCTCGAGCAGCATCGCACAGTGGGCGACATCGTCGGACTCGTTCGCGAGGACGCGCCGGGGCGTTAG